The Arachis hypogaea cultivar Tifrunner chromosome 14, arahy.Tifrunner.gnm2.J5K5, whole genome shotgun sequence genome has a segment encoding these proteins:
- the LOC112741590 gene encoding stilbene synthase 3-like encodes MVAVNDIRKVQQRAEGPATVLAIGTANPANCIDQSTYADYYFRVTNSEHMTDLKKKFQRICERTMIKNRHMYLTEEILKENPNMCAYKAPSLDAREDMMIREVPRVGKEAATKAIKEWGQPMSKITHLIFCTTSGVALPGVDYELIVLLGLDPCVKRYMMYHQGCFAGGTVLRLAKDLAENNKDARVLIVCSENTAVTFRGPSETDMDSLVGQALFADGAAAIIIGSDPVPEVEKPIFELVSTDQKLVPGSHGAIGGLLREVGLTFYLNKSVPDIISQNINEALSKAFDPLGISDYNSIFWIAHPGGRAILDQVEQKVNLKPEKMKATRDVLSNYGNMSSACVFFIMDLMRKKSLENGLKTTGEGLDWGVLFGFGPGLTIETVVLRSVAI; translated from the exons ATGGTGGCTGTGAATGACATCCGCAAGGTTCAACAAAGGGCAGAAGGCCCAGCAACCGTGTTGGCGATTGGCACAGCAAATCCAGCAAATTGTATTGATCAGAGTACATATGCAGATTATTATTTTAGAGTAACCAATAGCGAACACATGACCGACTTAAAGAAAAAATTTCAACGTATTT GTGAGAGGACAATGATCAAGAACAGACATATGTACTTAACAGAAGAGATATTAAAAGAGAATCCCAACATGTGCGCATACAAGGCACCATCGTTGGATGCAAGGGAAGATATGATGATCAGGGAGGTACCAAGGGTTGGAAAAGAGGCTGCAACCAAGGCCATCAAGGAATGGGGCCAGCCAATGTCTAAGATCACGCATTTGATCTTTTGTACCACCAGCGGCGTTGCGTTACCTGGCGTTGATTACGAACTCATCGTACTCTTAGGACTCGACCCATGCGTCAAGAGGTACATGATGTACCACCAAGGTTGCTTCGCTGGCGGCACTGTCCTTCGCTTGGCTAAGGACTTGGCTGAAAACAACAAGGATGCTCGTGTGCTTATCGTTTGTTCTGAGAATACTGCAGTCACTTTCCGTGGTCCTAGTGAGACAGACATGGATAGTCTTGTAGGGCAAGCATTGTTTGCAGATGGAGCTGCTGCGATTATCATTGGTTCTGATCCTGTGCCAGAGGTTGAGAAGCCTATCTTTGAGCTTGTTTCGACTGATCAAAAACTTGTCCCTGGCAGCCATGGAGCCATCGGTGGTCTCCTTCGTGAAGTTGGGCTTACATTCTATCTTAACAAGAGTGTCCCTGATATTATTTCGCAAAATATCAACGAAGCACTCAGTAAAGCTTTTGATCCCTTGGGTATATCTGATTATAACTCAATATTTTGGATTGCACACCCTGGTGGACGTGCAATTTTGGACCAGGTTGAACAGAAGGTGAATTTGAAACCAGAGAAGATGAAAGCCACCAGAGATGTGCTTAGTAATTACGGTAACATGTCAAGTGCATGTGTGTTCTTCATTATGGATTTGATGAGGAAGAAGTCTCTTGAAAATGGACTTAAAACCACTGGAGAAGGACTTGATTGGGGTGTGCTTTTTGGATTTGGTCCTGGTCTTACTATTGAAACCGTTGTTCTCCGCAGCGTGGCCATATGA
- the LOC112741586 gene encoding stilbene synthase 3-like, whose amino-acid sequence MVSVSEIRNIQRAEGPATVLAIGTANPSNCVDQSTYADYYFRVTNSEHMTDLKKKFQRICERTQIKNRHMYLTEEILKENPNMCAYKAPSLDAREDMMIREVPRVGKEAATKAIKEWGQPMSKITHLIFCTTSGVALPGVDYELIVLLGLDPCVKRYMMYHQGCFAGGTVLRLAKDLAENNKDARVLIVCSENTAVTFRGPSETDMDSLVGQALFADGAAAIIIGSDPVPEVEKPIFEIVSTDQKLVPGSHGAIGGLLREVGLTFYLNKSVPDIISQNINDALSKAFDPLGISDYNSIFWIAHPGGRAILDQVEQKVNLKPEKMKATRDVLSNYGNMSSACVFFIMDLMRKKSLEEGLKTTGEGLDWGVLFGFGPGLTIETVVLRSVTI is encoded by the exons ATGGTGTCTGTGAGTGAGATCCGCAACATTCAAAGGGCAGAAGGCCCTGCAACTGTATTGGCGATTGGCACGGCAAATCCATCAAATTGTGTTGATCAGAGTACATATGCTGATTACTATTTCAGAGTAACTAATAGCGAGCACATGACTGATCTCAAGAAGAAATTTCAGCGTATTT GTGAAAGAACACAGATAAAAAACAGACATATGTACTTAACGGAAGAAATACTGAAAGAGAATCCTAACATGTGTGCATACAAGGCACCGTCGTTGGATGCAAGGGAAGATATGATGATCAGGGAGGTACCAAGAGTTGGAAAAGAGGCTGCAACCAAGGCCATCAAAGAATGGGGACAGCCAATGTCTAAAATCACACATTTGATCTTCTGCACCACCAGCGGTGTTGCGTTGCCTGGCGTTGATTATGAACTCATCGTACTCTTAGGACTCGACCCATGCGTCAAGAGGTATATGATGTACCACCAAGGCTGCTTCGCTGGCGGCACTGTTCTTCGTTTGGCTAAGGACTTGGCTGAAAACAACAAGGATGCTCGTGTTCTTATCGTTTGTTCTGAGAATACGGCAGTGACATTCCGTGGTCCTAGTGAGACAGACATGGATAGTCTTGTAGGACAAGCATTGTTTGCGGATGGAGCTGCTGCGATTATCATTGGTTCTGATCCTGTGCCAGAGGTTGAGAAGCCTATCTTTGAGATTGTTTCGACCGATCAAAAACTTGTCCCTGGCAGCCATGGAGCTATCGGTGGTCTCCTTCGTGAAGTTGGACTTACATTCTATCTTAACAAGAGTGTTCCTGATATTATTTCGCAAAATATTAATGACGCACTCAGTAAAGCTTTTGATCCATTGGGTATATCTGATTATAACTCAATATTTTGGATTGCACATCCTGGTGGACGTGCAATTTTGGACCAGGTTGAACAGAAGGTGAACTTGAAACCAGAAAAAATGAAAGCTACTAGAGATGTGCTTAGCAATTATGGTAATATGTCAAGTGCATGTGTGTTCTTCATCATGGATTTGATGAGGAAGAAGTCTCTTGAAGAAGGACTTAAAACCACCGGTGAAGGACTTGATTGGGGTGTGCTTTTTGGCTTTGGTCCTGGTCTCACCATTGAAACTGTTGTTCTTCGCAGTGTGACCATCTGA